One Theropithecus gelada isolate Dixy chromosome 20, Tgel_1.0, whole genome shotgun sequence DNA segment encodes these proteins:
- the STX4 gene encoding syntaxin-4 isoform X2, which yields MRDRTHELRQGDDSSDEEDKERVALVVHPGTARLGSPDEEFFQKVRTIRQTIVKLGNKVQELEKQQVTILATPLPEESMKQELQNLRDEIKQLGREIRLQLKAIEPQKEEADENYNSVNTRMRKTQHGVLSQQFVELINKCNSMQSEYREKNVERIRRQLKITNAGMVSDEELEQMLDSGQSEVFVSNILKDTQVTRQALNEISARHSEIQQLERSIRELHDIFTFLASEVEMQGEMINRIEKNILSSADYVERGQEHVKTALENQKKARKKKVLIAICVSITVVLLAVIIGVTVVG from the exons ATGCGGGACAGGACCCACGAGCTGAGGCAG GGGGATGACAGCTCGGACGAAGAGGACAAGGAGCGAGTCGCGCTGGTGGTGCACCCGGGCACGGCACGGCTGGGGAGCCCGGACGAGGAGTTCTTCCAGAAG GTCCGGACAATTCGGCAGACTATTGTCAAGCTGGGGAATaaagtccaggagttggagaaacAGCAGGTCACCATCCTGGCCACGCCCCTTCCTGAGGAGA GCATGAAGCAGGAGCTGCAGAACCTGCGCGACGAGATCAAACAGCTGGGGAGGGAGATCCGCCTGCAGCTGAAGG CCATAGAGCCCCAGAAGGAGGAAGCTGATGAGAACTATAACTCCGTCAACACAAGAATGAGAAAAACCcag CATGGGGTCCTGTCCCAGCAATTCGTGGAGCTCATCAACAAGTGCAATTCAATGCAGTCCGAATACCGGGAGAAGAACGTGGAGCGGATCCGGAGGCAGCTGAAGATCA CCAATGCTGGGATGGTGTCTGACGAGGAGCTGGAGCAGATGCTGGATAGTGGGCAGAGCGAGGTGTTTGTGTCCAAT ATCCTGAAGGACACACAGGTGACTCGACAGGCCTTAAATGAGATCTCGGCCCGGCACAGTGAGATCCAGCAGCTTGAACGCAGTATTCGTGAGCTGCACGATATCTTCACTTTTCTGGCTTCTGAAGTGGAGATGCAG GGGGAGATGATCAATCGGATTGAGAAGAACATCCTGAGCTCAGCGGACTACGTGGAACGTGGGCAGGAGCACGTCAAGACAGCCCTGGAGAACCAGAAGAAGGCGAGGAAG AAGAAAGTCTTGATTGCCATCTGTGTGTCCATCACCGTCGTCCTCCTAGCAGTCATCATTGGCGTCACAGTGGTTGGATAA
- the STX4 gene encoding syntaxin-4 isoform X1 gives MRDRTHELRQGDDSSDEEDKERVALVVHPGTARLGSPDEEFFQKVRTIRQTIVKLGNKVQELEKQQVTILATPLPEESMKQELQNLRDEIKQLGREIRLQLKAIEPQKEEADENYNSVNTRMRKTQHGVLSQQFVELINKCNSMQSEYREKNVERIRRQLKITNAGMVSDEELEQMLDSGQSEVFVSNILKDTQVTRQALNEISARHSEIQQLERSIRELHDIFTFLASEVEMQGEMINRIEKNILSSADYVERGQEHVKTALENQKKARKVSLPGPASAPGTLCDFPDPLLSHRRKS, from the exons ATGCGGGACAGGACCCACGAGCTGAGGCAG GGGGATGACAGCTCGGACGAAGAGGACAAGGAGCGAGTCGCGCTGGTGGTGCACCCGGGCACGGCACGGCTGGGGAGCCCGGACGAGGAGTTCTTCCAGAAG GTCCGGACAATTCGGCAGACTATTGTCAAGCTGGGGAATaaagtccaggagttggagaaacAGCAGGTCACCATCCTGGCCACGCCCCTTCCTGAGGAGA GCATGAAGCAGGAGCTGCAGAACCTGCGCGACGAGATCAAACAGCTGGGGAGGGAGATCCGCCTGCAGCTGAAGG CCATAGAGCCCCAGAAGGAGGAAGCTGATGAGAACTATAACTCCGTCAACACAAGAATGAGAAAAACCcag CATGGGGTCCTGTCCCAGCAATTCGTGGAGCTCATCAACAAGTGCAATTCAATGCAGTCCGAATACCGGGAGAAGAACGTGGAGCGGATCCGGAGGCAGCTGAAGATCA CCAATGCTGGGATGGTGTCTGACGAGGAGCTGGAGCAGATGCTGGATAGTGGGCAGAGCGAGGTGTTTGTGTCCAAT ATCCTGAAGGACACACAGGTGACTCGACAGGCCTTAAATGAGATCTCGGCCCGGCACAGTGAGATCCAGCAGCTTGAACGCAGTATTCGTGAGCTGCACGATATCTTCACTTTTCTGGCTTCTGAAGTGGAGATGCAG GGGGAGATGATCAATCGGATTGAGAAGAACATCCTGAGCTCAGCGGACTACGTGGAACGTGGGCAGGAGCACGTCAAGACAGCCCTGGAGAACCAGAAGAAGGCGAGGAAGGTGAGCCTCCCAGGCCCGGCCTCTGCCCCAGGCACCCTGTGTGACTTCCCTGACCCCCTCCTCTCCCACAGAAGAAAGTCTTGA